A genomic window from Centroberyx gerrardi isolate f3 chromosome 14, fCenGer3.hap1.cur.20231027, whole genome shotgun sequence includes:
- the lmod3 gene encoding leiomodin-3: MSNGRDTEDINEEDIDEDELLAMLSPEELMELQSEMDVIIAPDERVPVGQRQKDQTEKPPTGTFDHRSLVDYLYWEKESKRMLEEERVPATLLPSEKTLRDEAEKKEKEENAEDVEYVYEVIEEVIEEEAVDGVEGEEIIEEIIEEIIEEVEEEEEEEEEEEKGKGVDVEDKKEVKLPVNIDKHENLEENLDPSNNNTEEVPSNTTNNSQPTSDVKEMKEIESLAPEHNTSHIQEKEEVKTTDSSLLSGSNPALEEPKVDETIEKLPEKEERKINKLKIPKLAFGGLKMTSRPSGNETNLDSTLDKIRKNHPSITEVNLNNIENIPKEMLLDYVNALKKNKHVKTFSIANTGVDENIAFNLANMLRENRSITTLNIESNFVTGKGIVAIIRCLQFNETLTELRFHNQRHMLGHHAEMEISRLLKANNTLLKMGYHFEQPGPRMVVTNLLTRNLDRQRQLRKEEQKQQQLKEQKEVMQMYENSLNLPPGLLEMLGYIPPLELLQKHGLVPPSADLSSLPQEHQQTETPQPQKQLKRTLNNSIPKPPSAEPANSLKEVQLKRTPKKRDPFLDLDPREDRRPERASFQLRKTPRVKDTGSEEMEDERANLKDMIKTLKPVPRRREPAKVDLTPRDHLLNEIKLSNVAYLKSVPLPKVLESSETSLF, from the exons ATGTCAAACGGTAGAGACACAGAGGATATCAATGAAGAAGACATTGATGAAGATGAACTGCTTGCTATGCTTTCGCCTGAGGAGCTCATGGAGCTCCAGAGCGAGATGGATGTTATTATTGCCCCAGATGAGAGAGTACCGGTGGGACAGAGACAAAAGGACCAGACAGAGAAGCCTCCTACGGGGACGTTCGACCACCGGTCCCTGGTCGATTACCTCTACTGGGAGAAAGAGTCCAAACGTATgcttgaggaggagagggtgccTGCTACTCTGCTGCCCAGTGAG AAAACTTTGAGAGATGAAgctgagaagaaagaaaaagaagaaaatgctgAAGATGTGGAATATGTGTATGAAGTGATAGAAGAAGTCATTGAGGAGGAAGCTGTGGATGGTGTTGAAGGAGAGGAAATTATAGAGGAGATAATTGAGGAGATAATTGAAgaggttgaggaggaggaggaagaggaggaggaagaggagaaagggaagggagtAGATGTGGAAGATAAGAAAGAGGTAAAACTACCTGTGAACATAGATAAACATGAAAATCTAGAAGAAAATCTAGATCCTTCAAATAACAACACAGAAGAAGTACCAAGTAACACAACCAACAACAGTCAGCCCACTTCAGATGTAAAGGAGATGAAAGAGATTGAGAGCTTAGCCCcagaacacaacacatcacacattcaagagaaagaggaagttaAGACTACAGACTCTTCCCTTCTCAGCGGATCAAACCCTGCTCTCGAGGAGCCTAAGGTAGATGAAACCATTGAAAAGCTcccagaaaaagaagagaggaaaataaacaaattgaaaataCCAAAGCTGGCATTCGGTGGCCTTAAAATGACATCGAGACCCTCGGGAAATGAGACAAACCTGGATTCGACGCTTGACAAGATCCGCAAAAACCACCCCTCCATCACCGAGGTGAATCTCAACAACATAGAAAACATTCCCAAAGAGATGCTCTTGGACTACGTCAATGCCTTGAAGAAGAACAAGCATGTGAAAACCTTCAGCATAGCCAACACTGGCGTAGATGAAAACATAGCTTTCAACCTGGCCAACATGCTACGAGAGAATCGCAGCATTACTACTCTGAACATTGAGTCCAACTTTGTAACAGGGAAGGGCATTGTTGCCATCATACGCTGCCTCCAGTTCAACGAGACTCTCACGGAGCTGCGCTTCCATAACCAGAGGCACATGCTGGGTCACCATGCGGAGATGGAGATCTCACGCCTGCTCAAGGCCAACAACACCCTCTTGAAGATGGGCTACCACTTTGAGCAGCCGGGGCCCAGGATGGTGGTGACCAACCTCCTGACCAGGAACCTCGACCGCCAGAGACagctgaggaaggaggagcagaagcagcagcaactgaaggagcagaaggaggtGATGCAGATGTATGAGAACAGTCTAAACCTGCCTCCCGGTTTGCTGGAGATGCTGGGGTACATACCCCCCTTAGAACTCTTGCAGAAGCACGGTCTCGTCCCGCCCTCCGCAGACCTGAGCTCTCTACCTCAAGAACACCAGCAGACAGAAACCCCGCAGCCTCAAAAGCAGCTCAAACGCACTTTGAACAACAGCATTCCAAAGCCGCCGAGCGCTGAACCAGCAAACTCATTAAAGGAGGTCCAGCTGAAGAGGACTCCCAAGAAACGGGACCCTTTCCTGGACCTGGACCCGAGGGAAGACAGGAGACCAGAGCGGGCCAGTTTCCAGCTGAGGAAGACTCCCAGAGTGAAGGACACAGGCAGTGAAGAGATGGAAGATGAGAGAGCCAACCTGAAGGATATGATTAAGACTTTGAAGCCTGTCCCTCGCAGACGAGAGCCAGCAAAGGTTGACCTCACACCCCGCGATCATCTCCTGAACGAGATCAAACTGAGCAACGTGGCCTATCTCAAATCT GTGCCGCTCCCTAAAGTACTGGAATCAAGTGAAACCAGTCTCTTCTGA
- the frmd4bb gene encoding FERM domain-containing protein 4B, with the protein MTEGRLCQVQLLDDRKLELLVQPKLLSRELLDLVSSHFNLKEKEFFGLTFADDNGQCKWLQMDRRVLEHDFSKKTGPIALNFLVRFYIENITQLKDIITVELFFLNAKSAVYNGIIEVESENVFKLAANALQEAKGDYTSDENTRADLKKLPTLPTKVLKEHPSLAYCEDRVIEHYKQLKGVSRGQAIVQYLTLVESLPTYGVHYYEVKDKQGIPWWLGISYKGIGQYDLQDKLKPRKLYQWKQLENLYFREKKFAVEVNDPHRRAVTKRTFGQTGLLIHTWYASHSLIKTIWVMAISQHQFYLDRKQSKAKLGTARSLEEIAMDLTEQGGSKITRLGDTGLKNNLITASNGSLVSTGSADSEVSEEQKKEKISELRKKEQEIQDILSKKTKELKKICLREAELTGKLPKEYPLSAGERPPHVRRRVGTAFKLDDLFPYNEDPYLRNLESRFALQQKIVEAAKKLANEAELCKTVKKKRRRNCLDAMHRLQQIEDEMNQYRIKKGKKPTQRASVIIADELVRSDCSSLSSLPLDDDDSDGVSQRPRSRSVQGSPQLSPLRSLGTEYDVDRQGSPRENHHHKNLSRLAFEGQEPSHYYQNPREVSSTHSSPYKTLPRPPRDPRSMPPTPVMTRNAYSSSQLRSEGSSHCFRHRSGSLESQPQLRKDTDSEKPVFILSPAHRSNSTEALEDCSSYTSQSSLDYCSAANSHCSTLDSRTANMHRLHRRVEVYGNTGSMPNLVQHHSGCSYVYETPAHYAPSAYYVAGYPCPDMEPYANGAYVYENEVEGHYNVNPSYQMNGYHGHDRYRTYSSDRTDALSQNPYATMRPPRSRQGPRNELLAKSMQKALVAEHLRGWYHRSGGQREGGRGVLAGYDYDSGSQLSLGYQTMPAPFSHSSRTTSYSSVSSVASTGNWRNQLAVGLSEYETPDTPQHSPHGAPGAPYSRSPTHNRFHLDGSYMSIR; encoded by the exons ATGACAGAAGGCAGACTGTGCCAAGTGCAGCTGCTGGATGACAGGAAGCTCGAGCTGCTGGTTCAG CCTAAGCTGCTGTCTCGTGAACTCCTCGACTTGGTGTCCTCCCATTTCAACCTCAAAGAGAAGGAATTCTTTGGACTAACGTTTGCTGATGACAA TGGTCAGTGTAAGTGGTTGCAGATGGACCGCAGAGTTCTTGAACATGACTTTTCGAAGAAGACCGGGCCCATCGCCCTCAACTTCCTGGTCAG GTTTTACATAGAAAACATAACACAGCTGAAAGACATCATAACGGTGGAGTTATTCTTCCTGAACGCAAAATCTGCCGTCTACAAT GGGATTATAGAGGTGGAAAGTGAAAACGTCTTCAAATTAGCAGCAAATGCTTTGCAG GAGGCTAAGGGAGACTACACAAG tgaTGAAAACACTAGAGCGGACCTAAAGAAGCTTCCAACTCTTCCCACCAAAGTGCTCAAGGAACATCCATCACTTGCATACTG TGAGGATCGAGTGATCGAACACTACAAACAGCTGAAAGGAGTCTCCCGAGGACAGGCCATTGTGCA gtATTTGACGTTGGTGGAATCGTTGCCTACGTATGGTGTTCATTATTATGAAGTCAAG GACAAACAAGGGATCCCGTGGTGGCTTGGAATCAGCTATAAAGGAATCGGCCAATATGATCTGCAGGACAAACTGAAACCAAGAAAG CTATACCAGTGGAAGCAGCTGGAAAACCTGTACTTTAGGGAGAAAAAATTTGCCGTAGAGGTTAACGATCCTCACAG GAGGGCAGTGACCAAGCGCACATTTGGGCAGACAGGCCTTCTCATCCACACATGGTATGCCAGTCATTCTCTGATCAAAACCATTTGGGTCATGGCTATTAGTCAGCATCAGTTCTACTTGGACAGAAAGCAAAGCAAA GCAAAATTAGGCACAGCGAGAAGTTTGGAAGAAATCGCTATGGATCTCACAGAGCAGGGAGGGTCGAAAATAACCAGACTGGGAGACACTGGGTTGAAGAACAACCTCATAACGGCCAGCAACGGGAGCCTGGTATCTACAG GTTCTGCAGATTCTGAAGTGAGTGAAgagcagaagaaagagaagatcTCTGAGCTGAGGAAGAAAGAACAGGAGATCCAGGATATTTTGTCCAAGAAAACAAAAGAGCTGAAGAAGATTTGCCTGAGAGAGGCG GAGCTTACGGGCAAGCTGCCAAAAGAGTATCCCCTGTCTGCAGGTGAAAGACCCCCCCATGTCAGGCGACGAGTTGGCACCGCTTTCAAGTTAGATGACCTTTTCCCCTACAATGAG GACCCCTACCTAAGGAACCTGGAGAGCAGGTTTGCCCTGCAGCAGAAGATTGTGGAGGCAGCCAAGAAGCTCGCAAATGAGGCAGAGCTGTGTAAAACGgtcaagaagaagaggagaaggaactGTTTGGACGCCATgcacagactgcagcagatAGAGGACGAAATGAACCAGTACAGGATCAAGAAGGGAAAAAAGCCTACTCAGCGAGCCTCGGTGATCATTGCAG ATGAACTTGTCCGCTCAGACTGCAGTTCCCTGTCTAGTCTTCCGCTGGACGATG ACGACTCGGACGGTGTCAGTCAGAGGCCGCGGTCCCGGTCGGTCCAAGGCTCGCCTCAGCTCAGTCCGCTGCGTTCCCTGGGGACAGAGTATGATGTGGACAGACAGGGATCACCAAGGGAAAATCACCATCACAAGAACCTCAGCAG ATTAGCTTTTGAAGGCCAGGAGCCTTCCCACTACTACCAGAACCCAAGAGAGGTctcctccacccacagtagcccCTATAAAACCCTTCCCAGACCTCCCAGAGATCCACGCAGCATGCCTCCCACCCCGGTTATGACCCGCAATGCctacagcagcagccagctcAG GTCAGAGGGGTCCTCTCACTGCTTCAGGCATCGCAGCGGCAGTCTGGAGTCTCAGCCTCAGCTAAGAAAAGACACAGACTCAGAGAAGCCGGTGTTTATCTTGTCACCAGCCCACCGCAGCAACAGCACAGAGGCCCTGGAGGATTGCTCCTCCTACACCAGTCAGTCTAGTCTGGACTACTGCAGCGCGGCCAACTCCCACTGCAGTACACTGGACTCCCGAACGGCAAACATGCATCGTCTCCACAGGAGGGTGGAAGTGTATGGGAATACCGGGAGCATGCCCAACTTGGTCCAGCACCATTCTGGCTGTAGTTATGTATACGAGACCCCAGCACACTATGCACCCAGTGCCTACTACGTAGCCGGCTACCCCTGTCCGGACATGGAGCCTTACGCTAACGGTGCCTATGTGTATGAGAACGAGGTCGAGGGCCACTACAACGTCAACCCCTCCTACCAAATGAATGGGTATCACGGACATGACAGATACAGGACCTACAGCAGCGACCGGACAGACGCTCTTTCCCAGAACCCCTACGCCACAATGAGGCCGCCGCGGAGCAGGCAGGGGCCCAGGAACGAGCTGCTGGCCAAGAGCATGCAGAAGGCCTTGGTGGCGGAGCATCTGAGGGGCTGGTACCACCGCTCcggggggcagagggagggagggagaggggtgcTGGCTGGCTACGACTACGACAGCGGCTCGCAGCTCAGCCTGGGCTACCAGACCATGCCCGCTCCCTTCAGCCACTCCAGTCGTACCACCTCCTATTCCTCAG TGTCCTCAGTGGCGAGCACAGGGAACTGGCGCAACCAGCTGGCAGTGGGCCTGTCGGAGTACGAAACGCCCGACACACCTCAGCACTCTCCCCACGGAGCTCCTGGTGCTCCGTACAGCCGCAGTCCCACACACAACAG ATTCCACCTGGACGGAAGCTACATGAGCATCCGCTGA
- the LOC139908024 gene encoding PRA1 family protein 3-like yields the protein MARMELAPLRPWDDFFPGADRFAKPDFGDLTKWNNRVISNLLYYQTNYFAVAIVVFIIVGFLNPFGMFLGGTVVSLVFMGSVWAGENKTMIKNFKRKNPTLFVIGVMGTSYFLLSLCDGVMVFIFGITFPLLLILVHASLRLRNMKNRLENKIEGVGLKRSPMGIILDLLDQQEEKMNKIQDFIESKLKE from the exons ATGGCAAGGATGGAGCTTGCACCACTCAGACCATGGGATGACTTCTTCCCTGGAGCAGACCGCTTTGCCAAACCGGACTTCGGAGATTTAACGAAATGGAACAACAGAGTGATCAGCAATTTGCTGTACTACCAGACAAATTATTTCGCCGTGGCCATTGTGGTATTCATCATTGTAGG GTTTCTGAACCCATTTGGCATGTTTCTGGGAGGAACGGTGGTGTCTCTGGTCTTCATGGGTTCGGTGTGGGCCGGAGAGAACAAGACCATGATCAAGAACTTCAAAAGGAAGAACCCCACTCTGTTTGTCATCGGGGTCATGGGCACCAGCTACTTCCTGCTGTCGCTGTGTGATGGAGTGATGGTCTTCATCTTTGGAATCACCTTCCCTTTGTTGT TGATCCTGGTCCATGCCTCTCTGAGACTGCGCAACATGAAGAACAGACTGGAGAACAAGATCGAGGGTGTGGGGCTGAAGAGGTCCCCCATGGGCATCATACTGGACCTCCTGGACCaacaggaggagaaaatgaacaAGATTCAGGATTTCATTGAGAGCAAACTTAAGGAGTAA
- the LOC139908013 gene encoding NEDD8-activating enzyme E1 catalytic subunit-like isoform X1, translated as MADAEEPEKKRRRIEDLTEKMAVDGAHRDGACDWDGRWNHVKKFLERPGPFTHPDFEPSTESLQFLLETCKILVIGAGGLGCELLKNLALSGFRLIHVVDMDTIDVSNLNRQFLFRPKDVGRPKAEVAADFINNRIPGCKVVPHFNKIQDFDESFYRQFHIIVCGLDSIIARRWMNGMLISLLSYEDGVLDPSSIIPLIDGGTEGFKGNARVILPGMTACIDCTLELYPPQINFPMCTIASMPRLPEHCIEYARMLQWPKEKPFGENALDGDNPEHIQWVFEQAQERAAEFNITGVTYRLTQGVVKRIIPAVASTNAVIAAACATEVFKIASSAYIPLNNYLVFNDVDGLYTYTFEAERKDNCSACSQVPQDLQFPPSAKLQEVLEYLTENSSLQMKSPAITTTLEGKNKTLYLQSVKSIEERTRPNLCKTLKELGLSDGQELAVADVTTPQTVLFKLNFTT; from the exons ATGGCGGATGCTGAGGAGCC ggagaagaaaagaaggcGAATAGAGGACCTGACTGAGAA aATGGCCGTAGATGGTGCACACAGGGACGGTGCTTGTGACTGGGATGGCCGGTGGAACCATGTGAAGAAGTTTTTGGAGAGACCGGGTCCGTTCACCCATCCTGACTTTGAGCCGAGCACTGAG TCCCTACAGTTCTTGTTGGAGACATGCAAGATTCTGGTCATTGGAGCCGGAGGACTTGGATGTGAACTGCTCAAAAATCTG GCCCTGTCTGGGTTTCGCCTTATTCACGTGGTTGACATGGACACTATTGACGTGTCCAACCTCAATAGGCAGTTCCTTTTCAG GCCCAAAGACGTTGGACGGCCAAAGGCAGAAGTGGCTGCTGACTTCATCAACAATCGCATCCCTGGATGTAAAGTTGTCCC TCACTTTAACAAGATCCAAGACTTTGATGAGTCTTTCTACAGAC AGTTCCACATCATCGTCTGTGGACTGGACTCCATCATTGCCAGACGCTGGATGAATGGAATGCTG ATATCCCTCCTGAGCTACGAAGATGGGGTTCTGGATCCCAGCTCCATCATCCCCCTCATagacggagggacggagggcTTCAAAGGCAACGCTCGTGTCATCCTGCCCGGCATGACCGCATGCATCGACTGCACACTTGAGCTGTACCCGCCACAG attaatttccccatgtgCACCATCGCATCAATGCCAAGGCTACCAGAACATTGCATCGAATATGCCAGAATGCTGCAGTGGCCCAAAGAAAAGCCATTTGGAG AAAACGCCTTGGACGGTGACAACCCAGAGCACATCCAGTGGGTGTTTGAGCAGGCCCAAGAAAGAGCCGCAGAGTTTAACATCacaggagtgacttacagactCACACAAG GAGTTGTGAAGCGGATCATCCCTGCTGTGGCATCAACTAATGCTGTTATTGCTG CTGCCTGTGCCACTGAAGTTTTTAAAATTGCTTCAAG TGCATATATTCCTTTAAATAATTACCTGGTCTTTAATGATGTGGATGGATTGTACACCTACACCTTTGAAGCAGAGCGAAAG GACAATTGCTCAGCCTGCAGCCAGGTGCCTCAGGATCTACAGTTCCCTCCCTCCGCCAAGTTACAGGAGGTTTTAGAGTACCTGACAGAAAACTCCTCTCT ACAAATGAAATCCCCAGCTATCACCACCACCCTGGAAGGGAAGAATAAGACGCTGTATTTGCAG tcTGTTAAATCAATTGAAGAACGGACTAGGCCAAACCTCTGCAAAACTTTGAAAG AGCTGGGCTTGTCAGATGGACAGGAGCTAGCCGTGGCGGACGTCACCACACCCCAGACGGTTCTCTTCAAACTCAATTTCACTACCTGA
- the LOC139908013 gene encoding NEDD8-activating enzyme E1 catalytic subunit-like isoform X2 encodes MAVDGAHRDGACDWDGRWNHVKKFLERPGPFTHPDFEPSTESLQFLLETCKILVIGAGGLGCELLKNLALSGFRLIHVVDMDTIDVSNLNRQFLFRPKDVGRPKAEVAADFINNRIPGCKVVPHFNKIQDFDESFYRQFHIIVCGLDSIIARRWMNGMLISLLSYEDGVLDPSSIIPLIDGGTEGFKGNARVILPGMTACIDCTLELYPPQINFPMCTIASMPRLPEHCIEYARMLQWPKEKPFGENALDGDNPEHIQWVFEQAQERAAEFNITGVTYRLTQGVVKRIIPAVASTNAVIAAACATEVFKIASSAYIPLNNYLVFNDVDGLYTYTFEAERKDNCSACSQVPQDLQFPPSAKLQEVLEYLTENSSLQMKSPAITTTLEGKNKTLYLQSVKSIEERTRPNLCKTLKELGLSDGQELAVADVTTPQTVLFKLNFTT; translated from the exons ATGGCCGTAGATGGTGCACACAGGGACGGTGCTTGTGACTGGGATGGCCGGTGGAACCATGTGAAGAAGTTTTTGGAGAGACCGGGTCCGTTCACCCATCCTGACTTTGAGCCGAGCACTGAG TCCCTACAGTTCTTGTTGGAGACATGCAAGATTCTGGTCATTGGAGCCGGAGGACTTGGATGTGAACTGCTCAAAAATCTG GCCCTGTCTGGGTTTCGCCTTATTCACGTGGTTGACATGGACACTATTGACGTGTCCAACCTCAATAGGCAGTTCCTTTTCAG GCCCAAAGACGTTGGACGGCCAAAGGCAGAAGTGGCTGCTGACTTCATCAACAATCGCATCCCTGGATGTAAAGTTGTCCC TCACTTTAACAAGATCCAAGACTTTGATGAGTCTTTCTACAGAC AGTTCCACATCATCGTCTGTGGACTGGACTCCATCATTGCCAGACGCTGGATGAATGGAATGCTG ATATCCCTCCTGAGCTACGAAGATGGGGTTCTGGATCCCAGCTCCATCATCCCCCTCATagacggagggacggagggcTTCAAAGGCAACGCTCGTGTCATCCTGCCCGGCATGACCGCATGCATCGACTGCACACTTGAGCTGTACCCGCCACAG attaatttccccatgtgCACCATCGCATCAATGCCAAGGCTACCAGAACATTGCATCGAATATGCCAGAATGCTGCAGTGGCCCAAAGAAAAGCCATTTGGAG AAAACGCCTTGGACGGTGACAACCCAGAGCACATCCAGTGGGTGTTTGAGCAGGCCCAAGAAAGAGCCGCAGAGTTTAACATCacaggagtgacttacagactCACACAAG GAGTTGTGAAGCGGATCATCCCTGCTGTGGCATCAACTAATGCTGTTATTGCTG CTGCCTGTGCCACTGAAGTTTTTAAAATTGCTTCAAG TGCATATATTCCTTTAAATAATTACCTGGTCTTTAATGATGTGGATGGATTGTACACCTACACCTTTGAAGCAGAGCGAAAG GACAATTGCTCAGCCTGCAGCCAGGTGCCTCAGGATCTACAGTTCCCTCCCTCCGCCAAGTTACAGGAGGTTTTAGAGTACCTGACAGAAAACTCCTCTCT ACAAATGAAATCCCCAGCTATCACCACCACCCTGGAAGGGAAGAATAAGACGCTGTATTTGCAG tcTGTTAAATCAATTGAAGAACGGACTAGGCCAAACCTCTGCAAAACTTTGAAAG AGCTGGGCTTGTCAGATGGACAGGAGCTAGCCGTGGCGGACGTCACCACACCCCAGACGGTTCTCTTCAAACTCAATTTCACTACCTGA